A DNA window from Pseudomonas wuhanensis contains the following coding sequences:
- a CDS encoding dienelactone hydrolase family protein yields the protein MQFTDPEIIAEYITYPSPKGHGQVRGYWVRPAKATGKLPAVVVVHENRGLNPYIEDVARRLAKAGFIALAPDGLTSVGGYPGNDDKGRELQQTVDPEKLMNDFFAAIEWLMKHDATRGKIGITGFCYGGGVANAAAVAYPELGAAVPFYGANQGQKSPDEGRIPPQLALCRGCLQYIHAHEVTCPHCDADVAAAEAVHQTDRARQQAIINTLTGLLGMPRNTLM from the coding sequence GTGCAATTTACCGACCCGGAGATCATCGCCGAGTACATCACCTATCCCTCGCCCAAGGGGCACGGGCAGGTTCGTGGTTATTGGGTGCGCCCTGCGAAAGCCACCGGCAAGCTGCCAGCGGTGGTGGTCGTGCATGAAAACCGTGGGCTCAACCCTTACATCGAGGACGTCGCCCGGCGTCTCGCCAAAGCGGGGTTCATCGCACTCGCCCCAGACGGCCTGACGTCGGTGGGCGGCTATCCCGGCAACGACGACAAAGGTCGGGAATTGCAGCAGACCGTCGACCCGGAAAAACTCATGAATGACTTTTTCGCCGCCATTGAGTGGCTGATGAAACATGACGCCACCCGCGGAAAAATCGGCATCACCGGCTTCTGTTATGGCGGCGGAGTCGCCAATGCCGCGGCCGTGGCCTATCCGGAATTAGGGGCCGCCGTGCCCTTTTATGGCGCAAACCAGGGCCAGAAATCACCGGACGAAGGACGCATTCCACCGCAATTGGCCCTGTGTCGCGGCTGCTTGCAGTACATCCATGCGCACGAAGTGACCTGCCCTCACTGTGACGCCGATGTCGCCGCCGCAGAAGCCGTGCACCAGACAGACCGTGCGCGGCAACAAGCGATTATCAACACCCTGACCGGCCTGTTGGGGATGCCGCGAAATACCTTGATGTGA
- a CDS encoding LysR family transcriptional regulator, with product MNPLDSRHIDEIAALLAVASAHSFVAAGRLLQRHPTVISKRLAAMEKRLGVRLMERTTRQVRLTDAGNRLVERLRSATGLIIEAEQEASLGAAQVRGVLRLAFPAAMGRLWLASMLPEFLAAHPLVSVEVDYSDRVVDIIGEGFDAAIRIGELNDNRLVAKKLSDHRRILCASPSYIEQHGLPTSPKELTEHNCLGFTGLAAFPEWRLSKGDRQEKVITRGTLTSNDGEALLAAAKAGVGILGAGEWLMSREIANGQMVRVLPEWDLDAQGGIYLVRASAAFTPATLMAFKEWLEARFAQGPPWQMPVI from the coding sequence GTGAACCCACTGGACAGCCGCCACATCGATGAAATTGCAGCACTCCTTGCGGTCGCCTCGGCGCATTCGTTCGTCGCTGCCGGACGGTTGCTGCAACGCCATCCGACGGTGATTTCAAAGCGTCTGGCGGCCATGGAAAAGCGCTTGGGCGTGCGGCTGATGGAGCGTACGACGCGTCAAGTGCGGTTGACCGATGCCGGCAACCGTCTCGTCGAACGTCTGCGCTCTGCCACGGGTTTGATCATCGAGGCGGAACAGGAAGCGTCACTGGGCGCGGCGCAGGTTCGTGGCGTCCTGCGCCTGGCTTTTCCCGCCGCGATGGGGCGCCTGTGGCTGGCGTCGATGTTGCCGGAATTTCTGGCGGCTCATCCGCTGGTCTCTGTCGAGGTGGATTACAGCGATCGCGTCGTCGACATTATTGGTGAGGGATTTGATGCGGCGATTCGTATTGGCGAATTGAACGACAACCGCCTCGTCGCGAAGAAGCTCAGCGATCATCGCCGCATTCTCTGCGCTTCACCGAGTTATATAGAACAGCACGGCTTACCGACCAGTCCGAAAGAACTGACCGAGCACAACTGCCTGGGCTTCACCGGCCTTGCAGCGTTCCCTGAATGGCGCTTGTCGAAGGGTGATCGGCAGGAGAAGGTCATCACCAGGGGAACCTTGACCTCGAACGACGGCGAGGCGTTGCTCGCCGCGGCCAAGGCCGGCGTCGGTATTTTGGGCGCCGGCGAGTGGCTGATGAGCCGTGAAATCGCCAACGGCCAGATGGTGCGCGTTCTGCCGGAGTGGGATCTGGATGCCCAAGGCGGGATTTATCTGGTGCGAGCATCAGCAGCTTTTACGCCGGCAACGCTCATGGCTTTCAAGGAATGGCTGGAGGCCAGATTTGCGCAAGGGCCGCCTTGGCAAATGCCAGTCATCTAA
- a CDS encoding amino acid permease, with protein MSPVSQPGATAPQDDDLKVLHSMGYAQQLSRRMGVFSNFAISFSIICILSGGINSLAQGTSGAGGAAIGIGWPLGCLISGVFAMAMAQISSAYPTAGGLYHWGSILGNRFTGWLTAWFNLLGLITVLGAINVGTYYFFFGAFGPALGMEDTITTRITFLAILTGLQALCNHFGIGLTAKLTDFSGYLIFATALALTIVCLIAAPSYEFVRLVTFGNYSGEAGGNVWPQVSNGWVFMLGLLLPIYTITGYDASAHTSEETHRASVSVPVGMVSSVAWSLLFGWVMLCSFVLMLPSMDEAAKQGWNVFFWAMDTQVNPAIKMALYLAIFISQVLCGLATVTSVSRMIFAFSRDGGLPFSKALASVSPTHRSPVPAIWTGATLAVLFVWGSSLVSIGETPVYTIVVSCTVIFLFFSFIIPIVLGLFTYGTPKWPHMGPWNMGRGLYSLFAILSILSMVLIFAIGIQPPNDWALYITLGFLILTAIVWFAFEARRFQGPPVGEMIIKRQAEIAATEEALNKQAES; from the coding sequence ATGAGTCCAGTAAGCCAACCCGGCGCCACCGCGCCACAAGACGACGACCTCAAGGTGTTGCACAGCATGGGCTATGCCCAGCAACTCTCGCGACGCATGGGTGTTTTCTCCAACTTTGCCATTTCCTTTTCGATCATTTGCATCCTCTCGGGTGGCATCAACTCGCTGGCCCAGGGTACTTCGGGTGCAGGCGGCGCAGCCATCGGCATCGGCTGGCCACTCGGCTGCCTGATCTCCGGGGTTTTCGCCATGGCCATGGCACAGATTTCCTCGGCCTACCCAACGGCTGGTGGCCTCTATCACTGGGGCTCGATTCTCGGTAACCGCTTCACCGGCTGGCTGACGGCCTGGTTCAACCTGTTGGGGCTGATTACAGTGCTCGGCGCGATCAACGTCGGTACTTACTACTTCTTTTTCGGTGCCTTCGGACCGGCCCTGGGAATGGAAGACACCATCACCACACGGATCACTTTCCTGGCGATCCTGACCGGCCTCCAGGCCTTGTGTAACCACTTCGGCATCGGCCTGACGGCAAAGCTCACCGACTTCTCGGGCTACCTGATTTTCGCCACGGCACTCGCGCTGACCATCGTCTGCCTGATCGCCGCGCCCAGCTATGAGTTCGTCCGGTTGGTGACCTTCGGCAACTATTCTGGCGAGGCCGGTGGCAACGTCTGGCCACAGGTGTCGAACGGCTGGGTTTTCATGCTCGGCCTGCTCTTGCCGATCTACACCATCACCGGCTATGACGCCTCGGCGCATACCTCCGAAGAAACCCATCGGGCATCCGTGTCGGTACCGGTCGGGATGGTCAGCTCGGTGGCCTGGTCGTTGCTGTTCGGCTGGGTGATGCTCTGCTCGTTTGTACTGATGCTGCCGAGCATGGACGAAGCGGCGAAGCAGGGTTGGAATGTGTTCTTCTGGGCGATGGACACTCAGGTGAACCCGGCGATCAAGATGGCGCTTTACCTGGCGATTTTCATCTCGCAGGTTCTCTGCGGGCTGGCGACCGTGACCTCGGTTTCACGCATGATCTTCGCGTTTTCCCGTGACGGCGGCCTGCCCTTCTCGAAAGCATTGGCCTCGGTCTCACCGACCCATCGCAGCCCTGTGCCGGCGATCTGGACCGGTGCCACCCTTGCGGTGTTGTTCGTGTGGGGATCGTCCCTGGTATCGATCGGTGAAACGCCGGTCTACACGATTGTGGTCTCTTGCACGGTGATCTTCCTGTTCTTCTCTTTCATCATTCCCATCGTGCTGGGCCTGTTTACCTACGGGACCCCGAAGTGGCCACACATGGGGCCATGGAACATGGGGCGCGGGCTGTACTCGTTGTTCGCCATCCTCTCGATCCTCTCGATGGTGCTGATCTTTGCCATCGGCATCCAGCCGCCGAACGATTGGGCGCTGTACATCACGCTCGGTTTTCTGATTCTGACGGCAATCGTCTGGTTCGCCTTTGAAGCCCGACGCTTCCAGGGCCCGCCCGTGGGCGAGATGATCATCAAGCGTCAGGCAGAAATCGCGGCGACTGAAGAGGCGTTGAATAAACAGGCTGAGAGCTGA
- a CDS encoding iron-containing alcohol dehydrogenase yields MSLTANWNYPTSIRFGVGRIAELAEVCRSQGIQRPLLVTDSGLARAPITTAALESLRAAGLGVALFCDLKPNPIEANLAGGLDAWRAGKHDGVVAFGGGSGLDMGKLIAFMSGQTRPVWDFEDIGDYWTRADESSIAPIIAVPTTAGTGSEVGRAAVIIDERTHTKRIIFHPKMMPRVVISDPALTVGMPAKVTAGTGMDAFAHCLESYCAPGFHPMAEGIAVEGMRLVANALVRAVHTPSDLDARAQMLAAAAMGATAFQKGLGGMHALAHPVGALYDTHHGMTNATLMPYVLKFNRPAIEERITRLAAYLRLPSPGFDSFLAFVLKLRKDIGVPHTLFELGVDDKQIDLIADMAIVDPCAGGNPLPLTRTGAAEIFDAAFHGRL; encoded by the coding sequence ATGAGCCTGACCGCGAACTGGAACTACCCCACGAGCATCCGCTTTGGCGTCGGCCGCATCGCCGAACTGGCCGAAGTCTGCCGCAGCCAAGGGATCCAGCGACCGTTGCTGGTCACCGACAGCGGCCTGGCGCGTGCCCCGATCACCACGGCGGCGCTGGAATCGTTGCGCGCCGCCGGCCTCGGTGTCGCGCTGTTTTGCGACCTCAAGCCCAATCCGATTGAAGCCAATCTGGCGGGAGGGCTCGACGCCTGGCGCGCAGGCAAACACGATGGCGTGGTCGCCTTCGGCGGTGGTAGCGGCCTGGACATGGGCAAGCTCATCGCGTTCATGAGCGGCCAGACCCGACCGGTTTGGGATTTCGAAGACATCGGTGACTACTGGACACGCGCCGACGAAAGCAGCATCGCCCCGATCATTGCGGTGCCCACCACCGCGGGGACCGGTTCAGAGGTGGGCCGCGCAGCGGTGATCATCGACGAACGTACGCACACCAAACGCATCATTTTTCACCCGAAAATGATGCCGCGGGTGGTCATCAGCGACCCGGCCCTCACCGTCGGCATGCCGGCAAAAGTCACCGCCGGCACTGGCATGGACGCGTTTGCCCACTGCCTGGAATCGTACTGCGCTCCCGGTTTTCATCCGATGGCCGAAGGCATTGCGGTGGAAGGCATGCGCCTGGTGGCCAATGCGCTGGTACGCGCAGTACACACTCCCTCCGACCTCGACGCGCGCGCGCAAATGCTGGCGGCTGCCGCGATGGGCGCCACCGCTTTCCAGAAAGGTCTGGGGGGCATGCACGCACTCGCGCATCCGGTGGGCGCCCTGTACGACACCCACCACGGCATGACCAATGCCACGCTCATGCCCTACGTGCTGAAGTTCAACCGCCCGGCCATTGAAGAACGCATCACCCGCCTGGCGGCTTATTTGCGCCTGCCCTCACCGGGCTTCGACAGCTTTCTGGCCTTCGTTCTCAAGCTGCGCAAAGACATCGGCGTGCCCCATACGCTGTTTGAACTGGGCGTGGATGACAAGCAGATCGATCTGATCGCGGACATGGCGATTGTCGACCCCTGTGCCGGCGGCAACCCGTTGCCGTTGACACGAACTGGCGCGGCAGAAATTTTCGACGCGGCGTTCCACGGTCGTCTCTAG
- a CDS encoding quinone oxidoreductase family protein, protein MVSVVRIAHTGAPEVMTIEQVSAHEPGPGEVWLEQEAIGVNFLDVSQRKGTVPLPLPSGLGLEGAGRVAAIGAGVSNVKVGDRVAYATGPVGAYASARLFPAERLVPIPDALTAEEAAAVLFKGITAQYLLKTTYPVGPGTTLVLYGVAGGLGQIMATWAKHLGAFVIGIVSRAASVETAKALGCDAVLVFNAQTLAADVAEITRGKKADVVYDPIGRVSFEASLDCLRPRGLMVSFGASSGAPTAVEVATLNAKGSLFLTRPSLAAHTTDIAEYRQRADDVLAAVEAGIIKPGIWGRYALAEVAKAHADLEGGQSRGAIVLKP, encoded by the coding sequence ATGGTTTCTGTCGTTCGTATCGCACACACCGGCGCACCTGAGGTGATGACCATCGAGCAAGTGTCGGCGCATGAGCCGGGCCCCGGTGAAGTCTGGCTGGAGCAGGAGGCGATTGGCGTCAACTTCCTCGATGTGAGTCAGCGCAAGGGCACCGTACCGCTGCCATTGCCGTCGGGTCTGGGCCTTGAAGGCGCGGGCCGTGTTGCTGCCATCGGCGCGGGGGTGAGCAACGTCAAGGTGGGTGATCGAGTGGCGTACGCAACGGGGCCTGTTGGCGCTTACGCCAGTGCGCGGCTGTTTCCGGCCGAGCGGCTGGTGCCGATTCCCGACGCGTTGACGGCTGAAGAGGCGGCCGCGGTGTTGTTCAAAGGCATTACCGCGCAGTACCTGCTGAAGACGACGTATCCGGTCGGCCCCGGCACCACCCTGGTGCTGTATGGCGTAGCGGGCGGCCTCGGGCAGATCATGGCGACGTGGGCCAAACACTTGGGGGCCTTTGTCATCGGCATTGTGTCCCGGGCCGCGAGTGTCGAGACAGCCAAGGCGCTGGGCTGCGATGCGGTGCTGGTATTCAATGCCCAGACACTGGCCGCGGACGTCGCGGAAATCACCCGCGGCAAGAAAGCCGATGTGGTCTACGATCCCATCGGGCGGGTGTCGTTCGAAGCGTCACTCGACTGCTTGCGACCACGGGGGTTGATGGTGTCTTTCGGGGCCTCTTCCGGGGCGCCGACTGCGGTCGAAGTGGCCACGCTCAATGCCAAGGGCTCGTTGTTCCTGACCCGTCCTTCGCTCGCCGCGCACACCACGGATATCGCCGAATATCGGCAACGGGCCGATGATGTACTGGCTGCGGTCGAGGCGGGCATAATCAAGCCCGGCATCTGGGGCCGCTATGCCTTGGCCGAGGTGGCCAAGGCCCATGCCGATCTGGAAGGCGGCCAATCTCGCGGTGCGATCGTCCTCAAACCCTGA